The window AGAGCCCATTTTGTTTCCACTCCTTTAAATCTGACCGGTATAAAGATAAAAATAGAGTTTAAGCCTGAAGTCTGTGAAGAGCTGAGCATTTCTCCGCTTTTTCCCATTGCAACGGAAGTAAAAATATCCTTAAATTCCGGAGTTACTTCAAGCTGATTTGTCATAACCTTTGAAGAATCCACTCCGTGAGCGATTATAGTACCCGTATCGGCGCATAAAACTCTGAAATTTTCTTTTGAAGTGGACGGTATTTGCTCCACTCTTTTTTGAATAAAAGTAACGTTTATATCGGCATTTAAAGCTCCCAATACCTTCCCTTTATGAATTATCGGTATGGCCAGAGTTGTAACGATATTGGATTCATAATCATAGGGAGGACATAAAACCGAGTTTTGCTGTTTTATGGGCTCGTAATACCAATATTCTTTAGAGGGGTCGTCAACTCCGTCTATTACAATGGTGCCGTCCTTTTTATTGGTATACGTAAGAAAGCGTCCGTTTGTTCTGTAAAGAGGAATACCTTTAAACTCCGAATCTTTTCCGTCAAAGGCGTTAGGTTCGAAAAGAATCCCGAAGGCTTCTAAGGTTTCATTTTCAGCTAAAATAACTTTTGAAATTTCAAGCAAACGGTTTCTGCTTCTTTGTTCGACGGGCAAATTAAGTTCCGCTTCTATAACTGCTACCATATCTCTTGCCGACTGACCGACTTCGGCAAAAATAGATTCAATGTCGTGAACAAAGCTTTCGTTTTGGTTTTTTGTAATTTCAGTATTTTCGTTAATTGAACGTTTATAATCTCTTATACTGTCATAAGTTCCCTTACCGGTAAAAACCGCAAGCAGTACCGCCGAAACGATAAATGTAAGTTTAAATCCGAGACCCTTTTCTATTCATCGTTTTCCTGCCTATTTTTTCGGGGGGGGGGGGGGGGGGGTAATATACCCATTTTTTGTATTCATGTCAATTGCCTCCTAATGAATTTACGGGAGCGATTATATACATATAAGACATGTTTTGCAATAGAAAAAATAAAGAAAATGCAACAATTTTTAAAAATCTTTATAAGATTTTTTGTTTTATAGACCGTTAAATCCCGAATTGTATTTACCGAATAAAATTAAAGCGGATTTTCTATAAGTACAAGTTCCGATTTTTCGATTGTACTTATTTCTTCGAGTTTTTTATAAGGTAAAACAAAACGTTCCATTTCGGGAGGTTTTAATTCCGTATATTTTTTTTCAAAAATCGTTTTACCGTTTACATTTAATTCTAATTTTACATTTTTTAACTCTTCGGAGGAGCGAAAATAAAAAACAATATCGGTTTTTAGTTCGGGATTGATTTCCTGCGGAACGGCGTAAAGGAATTTTCCTTTAAGTTCTATTTTGCATTTGTCCGGATATTCTTTTTCGTTTTTTTCCGCCTTACTTAAAGAAATATTTTCCGCAAAGCGGCAAGCGGCTTCTCCTGCCGTTTTTCCCGACTCGGAAACGTAGTCTACCAGGTCGTTTACATGCAATGCGTTTCCGCATGAAAATAAACCGCTTATCTTTGTATGCATTTCCTGGTCTACTATAGGGCCCTTTGTTTTTTCGTTTATGGGAACGTTTAAACTTAATAAGATTTCATTTTCCGGGATTAAACCGACACTTAAAATTAAAGTATCACATTCGATACGTCTTTCGGTACCCGGAACGGGGTTCATCTTTTCGTCAACCTTTGCAACATAAACGGCTTTTATCCTTTTTTCACCTTCAACCGAAGTTACGGTTGTTTTTAAATGAAGAGGAATGCCGTAATCTTCAAGACATTGTACGAGGTTTCGGGTTAAGCCTGAAGGTACGGATTTGATTTCGTAGACTCCTTCGACTTTAGCTCCTTCTATAGTAAGCCTGCGTGCCATAATAAGGCCTATGTCTCCCGAGCCCAGTATTACGCATTTTTTCCCGGGCATATAACCGTGTAAATTTATAAAAGCTTGCGCTTGTCCTGCGGTAAAAATTCCTGCCGGTCTGTCGCCGTGTATTGCGACTTGTCTGTCGGTTCTTTCGCGGCAGCCCGTTGCGGCAATAAGACTTTTTGCCCTTAAATTAAAAACACCGTATTCGGGATTTGTAAATTCCATGGAAAAAAACTTATTTTCTTTTTTTAACTTGGTTAAAAAAGTAAAAAGAAAAATATCTATATTTTCTCTTGCCTCTACCATTTCCTTGTAACGCCACGCATATTCAGGGCCTGTCAGTCTTTCCTTAAAGCGGATTAGACCGAAGCCGTCATGAATACATTGCTTTAAAATGCCTCCTATCTGCTCTTCTCTTTCTAT is drawn from Treponema pedis and contains these coding sequences:
- a CDS encoding FAD-dependent oxidoreductase, producing the protein MKQLAFTDYDIIVIGGGPAGTAAALAASEKNPKLKIALIEREEQIGGILKQCIHDGFGLIRFKERLTGPEYAWRYKEMVEARENIDIFLFTFLTKLKKENKFFSMEFTNPEYGVFNLRAKSLIAATGCRERTDRQVAIHGDRPAGIFTAGQAQAFINLHGYMPGKKCVILGSGDIGLIMARRLTIEGAKVEGVYEIKSVPSGLTRNLVQCLEDYGIPLHLKTTVTSVEGEKRIKAVYVAKVDEKMNPVPGTERRIECDTLILSVGLIPENEILLSLNVPINEKTKGPIVDQEMHTKISGLFSCGNALHVNDLVDYVSESGKTAGEAACRFAENISLSKAEKNEKEYPDKCKIELKGKFLYAVPQEINPELKTDIVFYFRSSEELKNVKLELNVNGKTIFEKKYTELKPPEMERFVLPYKKLEEISTIEKSELVLIENPL